A stretch of the Solanum dulcamara chromosome 6, daSolDulc1.2, whole genome shotgun sequence genome encodes the following:
- the LOC129891642 gene encoding calmodulin-binding protein 60 B-like isoform X2, translating to MQTRYMERTKSMKRSLEGDDEQPPERKRPALASVIVEALKVDSLQKLCSSLEPILRRVVSEEVERALAKLGPARVSGRLSPKRIEGPDGSNLQLQFRSRLSLPLFTGGKVEGEHGAAIHVVLIDANSGRLVTAGAESCIKLDVVVLEGDFNNEDDEGWTQEEFDSHVVKEREGKRPLLTGDLQITLKEGVGTLGDLTFTDNSSWIRSRKFRLGMKVASGYCEGVRIREAKTEAFNVKDHRGELYKKHYPPALNDDVWRLEKIGKDGSFHKRLNKAGIVTVEDFLRLVVRDPQKLRSILGSGMSNKMWEALIEHAKTCVLSGKLYVYYSDDSRNVGVVFNNIYELNGLIAGEQYYSADSLSDSQKVYVDSLVKKAYDNWNQVVEYDGKSFLNIKQNQNPSSSRNELPVGPVDYPNTLVNQLPQSRHSVPIQSEQSSMDPNLLIGGSGYNDMVARMPTQSPMMNSNSRSQFESIPFAPQQQITSTHQLQSTRYDNNVGLALGPPQSSSFQTTLSLPQSNLNPFDDWSHNRDKGVDEFLSEEEIRMRSNEILENDDMQQLLRLFSMGGHASVNVPEDGYGFPSFMPSPSPSFGYDEDRTRPGKAVVGWLKIKAAMRWGFFVRKKAAERRAQLVELEDE from the exons ATGCAGACTAGGTATATGGAGAGGACAAAATCTATGAAGAGGAGCTTGGAGGGTGATGATGAACAGCCGCCTGAGCGTAAAAGACCAGCTTTAGCTAG TGTTATTGTGGAAGCTCTCAAGGTGGATAGTCTTCAAAAGCTCTGCTCATCATTGGAACCGATTCTTCGGAGAGTT GTTAGTGAAGAGGTGGAACGAGCATTGGCTAAATTAGGCCCTGCCAGAGTTTCTGGAAG GTTATCTCCTAAGAGAATTGAAGGGCCTGATGGAAGTAACTTGCAGCTTCAGTTTAGGTCTAGGCTATCTTTGCCTCTGTTCACTGGAGGCAAAGTAGAAGGAGAGCATGGTGCTGCTATCCATGTTGTCTTAATTGACGCAAATTCTGGCCGTCTTGTGACTGCTGGTGCTGAATCATGTATAAAACTGGACGTTGTTGTGCTAGAAGGTGATTTCAACAATGAAGATGATGAAGGATGGACGCAAGAAGAATTTGACAGCCATGTTGTTAAAGAGCGTGAAGGAAAGAGACCTCTTTTAACTGGTGACTTGCAAATTACACTCAAGGAAGGTGTTGGAACTTTGGGGGATCTCACATTTACGGATAATTCAAGTTGGATAAGAAGCAGGAAGTTCAGACTTGGCATGAAAGTTGCTTCTGGATATTGTGAAGGAGTACGCATACGAGAAGCAAAGACTGAGGCTTTCAATGTTAAAGATCACCGTGGAGAAT TGTACAAGAAACATTATCCACCAGCTCTAAATGACGATGTCTGGAGATTGGAGAAGATTGGCAAGGATGGTTCTTTCCACAAGAGGTTAAATAAGGCTGGGATAGTTACTGTTGAAGACTTCCTTAGGCTTGTGGTTAGAGACCCGCAGAAACTAAGAAGT ATCCTTGGAAGTGGTATGTCAAATAAGATGTGGGAGGCTCTAATAGAGCATGCAAAGACCTGTGTCTTGAGTGGGAAGCTTTATGTCTATTATTCTGATGATTCGAGAAACGTTGGTGTTGTTTTCAACAATATTTATGAGCTGAATGGCCTTATAGCTGGTGAACAATACTATTCGGCAGATTCACTTTCAGATAGCCAGAAG GTATACGTAGATTCTTTGGTCAAGAAAGCGTATGATAATTGGAATCAAGTCGTTGAATATGATGGCAAGTCATTTCTGAACATCAAGCAAAATCAAAATCCAAGCTCTTCTAGGAACGAGCTTCCTGTTGGGCCAGTGGATTACCCCAACACCTTGGTTAATCAGCTTCCGCAGTCACGGCATTCTGTTCCAATTCAATCTGAGCAATCTTCTATGGATCCCAACTTGCTAATTGGAG GTTCAGGTTATAATGACATGGTTGCTAGGATGCCCACCCAAAGTCCTATGATGAATTCTAATTCCCGCTCACAGTTTGAGAGCATTCCATTTGCACCTCAGCAGCAAATAACCAGCACTCATCAGCTCCAGAGTACGAGATATGACAACAATGTTGGCCTGGCTCTTGGTCCTCCACAATCATCTTCATTCCAGACAACCTTGTCTCTCCCACAATCCAATCTTAATCCTTTTGACGACTGGTCGCACAACAGGGACAAAGGAGTTGACGAATTCTTGTCTGAGGAGGAAATTCGAATGAGAAGCAATGAAATTCTTGAGAATGATGATATGCAACAATTGCTGAGACTTTTCAGCATGGGAGGCCATGCTTCTGTAAATGTGCCTGAAGATGGATATGGTTTCCCATCTTTCATGCCTTCGCCATCTCCTAGTTTCGGTTATGATGAGGACCGTACACGCCCAGGAAAAGCTGTTGTGGGTTGGTTGAAAATCAAGGCTGCAATGAGGTGGGGATTCTTTGTGCGGAAGAAGGCAGCTGAGAGGCGTGCACAGCTCGTGGAACTGGAAGATGAATAA
- the LOC129891642 gene encoding calmodulin-binding protein 60 B-like isoform X1 has protein sequence MQTRYMERTKSMKRSLEGDDEQPPERKRPALASVIVEALKVDSLQKLCSSLEPILRRVVSEEVERALAKLGPARVSGRLSPKRIEGPDGSNLQLQFRSRLSLPLFTGGKVEGEHGAAIHVVLIDANSGRLVTAGAESCIKLDVVVLEGDFNNEDDEGWTQEEFDSHVVKEREGKRPLLTGDLQITLKEGVGTLGDLTFTDNSSWIRSRKFRLGMKVASGYCEGVRIREAKTEAFNVKDHRGELYKKHYPPALNDDVWRLEKIGKDGSFHKRLNKAGIVTVEDFLRLVVRDPQKLRSILGSGMSNKMWEALIEHAKTCVLSGKLYVYYSDDSRNVGVVFNNIYELNGLIAGEQYYSADSLSDSQKVYVDSLVKKAYDNWNQVVEYDGKSFLNIKQNQNPSSSRNELPVGPVDYPNTLVNQLPQSRHSVPIQSEQSSMDPNLLIGGYNDMVARMPTQSPMMNSNSRSQFESIPFAPQQQITSTHQLQSTRYDNNVGLALGPPQSSSFQTTLSLPQSNLNPFDDWSHNRDKGVDEFLSEEEIRMRSNEILENDDMQQLLRLFSMGGHASVNVPEDGYGFPSFMPSPSPSFGYDEDRTRPGKAVVGWLKIKAAMRWGFFVRKKAAERRAQLVELEDE, from the exons ATGCAGACTAGGTATATGGAGAGGACAAAATCTATGAAGAGGAGCTTGGAGGGTGATGATGAACAGCCGCCTGAGCGTAAAAGACCAGCTTTAGCTAG TGTTATTGTGGAAGCTCTCAAGGTGGATAGTCTTCAAAAGCTCTGCTCATCATTGGAACCGATTCTTCGGAGAGTT GTTAGTGAAGAGGTGGAACGAGCATTGGCTAAATTAGGCCCTGCCAGAGTTTCTGGAAG GTTATCTCCTAAGAGAATTGAAGGGCCTGATGGAAGTAACTTGCAGCTTCAGTTTAGGTCTAGGCTATCTTTGCCTCTGTTCACTGGAGGCAAAGTAGAAGGAGAGCATGGTGCTGCTATCCATGTTGTCTTAATTGACGCAAATTCTGGCCGTCTTGTGACTGCTGGTGCTGAATCATGTATAAAACTGGACGTTGTTGTGCTAGAAGGTGATTTCAACAATGAAGATGATGAAGGATGGACGCAAGAAGAATTTGACAGCCATGTTGTTAAAGAGCGTGAAGGAAAGAGACCTCTTTTAACTGGTGACTTGCAAATTACACTCAAGGAAGGTGTTGGAACTTTGGGGGATCTCACATTTACGGATAATTCAAGTTGGATAAGAAGCAGGAAGTTCAGACTTGGCATGAAAGTTGCTTCTGGATATTGTGAAGGAGTACGCATACGAGAAGCAAAGACTGAGGCTTTCAATGTTAAAGATCACCGTGGAGAAT TGTACAAGAAACATTATCCACCAGCTCTAAATGACGATGTCTGGAGATTGGAGAAGATTGGCAAGGATGGTTCTTTCCACAAGAGGTTAAATAAGGCTGGGATAGTTACTGTTGAAGACTTCCTTAGGCTTGTGGTTAGAGACCCGCAGAAACTAAGAAGT ATCCTTGGAAGTGGTATGTCAAATAAGATGTGGGAGGCTCTAATAGAGCATGCAAAGACCTGTGTCTTGAGTGGGAAGCTTTATGTCTATTATTCTGATGATTCGAGAAACGTTGGTGTTGTTTTCAACAATATTTATGAGCTGAATGGCCTTATAGCTGGTGAACAATACTATTCGGCAGATTCACTTTCAGATAGCCAGAAG GTATACGTAGATTCTTTGGTCAAGAAAGCGTATGATAATTGGAATCAAGTCGTTGAATATGATGGCAAGTCATTTCTGAACATCAAGCAAAATCAAAATCCAAGCTCTTCTAGGAACGAGCTTCCTGTTGGGCCAGTGGATTACCCCAACACCTTGGTTAATCAGCTTCCGCAGTCACGGCATTCTGTTCCAATTCAATCTGAGCAATCTTCTATGGATCCCAACTTGCTAATTGGAG GTTATAATGACATGGTTGCTAGGATGCCCACCCAAAGTCCTATGATGAATTCTAATTCCCGCTCACAGTTTGAGAGCATTCCATTTGCACCTCAGCAGCAAATAACCAGCACTCATCAGCTCCAGAGTACGAGATATGACAACAATGTTGGCCTGGCTCTTGGTCCTCCACAATCATCTTCATTCCAGACAACCTTGTCTCTCCCACAATCCAATCTTAATCCTTTTGACGACTGGTCGCACAACAGGGACAAAGGAGTTGACGAATTCTTGTCTGAGGAGGAAATTCGAATGAGAAGCAATGAAATTCTTGAGAATGATGATATGCAACAATTGCTGAGACTTTTCAGCATGGGAGGCCATGCTTCTGTAAATGTGCCTGAAGATGGATATGGTTTCCCATCTTTCATGCCTTCGCCATCTCCTAGTTTCGGTTATGATGAGGACCGTACACGCCCAGGAAAAGCTGTTGTGGGTTGGTTGAAAATCAAGGCTGCAATGAGGTGGGGATTCTTTGTGCGGAAGAAGGCAGCTGAGAGGCGTGCACAGCTCGTGGAACTGGAAGATGAATAA
- the LOC129891643 gene encoding NAC domain-containing protein 1-like, whose product MENHHSSPTNNANMSKDNIISVNHINELPISAVFSNKNSNGDQIKSAEEIEALMKSFPPGFRFYPTDNELITHYLEKKIANLPLEPNKIYEMNVYKYDPETIAAYVKPTTGEKVWYVFTPRNRKYRNGDRPNRAAGNGYWKATGADKAIKDDKNSIIGLRKALVYYNGKPTKAKKTDWIMHEYRVPGIPDISKRHAKDLKLDEWVLCKLYNRKNMDRSMFTQRKRSRESHELIIDEVKDTCDGHGQVHESSNENLSSHESYGTFSDAVVEDSTRNDPTNCNNNNNHVITYHPQVPTGLCTFPQCSYMPIFCNYQSCVPQFNNGNNFHEVGTSMTNDIIHHQIAPLPMMIEPISSTRASSNAIGHDDTMKNEGFDVSFFSSCIGGGYGEYVGHDQIDQYLVNNYEMDMLYSSEYNMNNFVNGESSKSKGDC is encoded by the exons ATGGAAAACCATCACTCATCTCCTACAAACAATGCTAATATGTCTAAAGATAACATAATTAGTGTTAATCATATAAATGAGCTCCCAATTAGTGCTGTGTTTAGCAACAAAAACAGCAATGGTGATCAAATTAAGTCTGCCgaagaaattgaagctttgATGAAAAGTTTCCCTCCGGGTTTTCGATTTTACCCTACTGATAATGAGCTCATTACACAttatttggagaagaagattgCTAATTTGCCTTTGGAACCTAATAAGATTTATGAGATGAATGTTTATAAGTACGACCCCGAGACGATTGCTG CATATGTTAAGCCAACGACGGGAGAAAAAGTATGGTACGTATTTACTCCAAGAAATCGTAAGTACAGAAACGGAGATCGACCCAACAGAGCTGCTGGGAATGGATATTGGAAAGCTACTGGAGCTGATAAAGCAATAAAGGATGATAAAAATAGTATAATTGGATTGAGAAAAGCTTTAGTTTACTACAATGGAAAGCCTACAAAAGCAAAAAAGACTGATTGGATTATGCATGAGTATAGAGTTCCTGGAATTCCAGATATTTCTAAAAGACATGCCAAAGATTTGAAG tTGGATGAATGGGTTTTGTGCAAGTTGTACAATAGAAAAAATATGGATAGAAGCATGTTCACCCAAAGAAAGAGAAGTAGGGAAAGTCATGAACTAATTATTGATGAAGTTAAAGACACTTGTGATGGGCATGGGCAAGTTCATGAATCCTCCAATGAAAATTTAAGCAGTCATGAATCTTATGGTACTTTTTCCGATGCTGTAGTtgaagactctactagaaacgACCCCACAAActgcaataacaacaacaatcatgtAATAACATACCACCCTCAAGTTCCCACAGGACTTTGTACCTTCCCTCAGTGCTCTTACATGCCAATATTTTGTAACTACCAAAGTTGTGTACCTCAATTCAACAATGGTAACAATTTTCATGAAGTTGGTACATCTATGACAAATGACATTATTCACCACCAAATCGCCCCTTTACCTATGATGATCGAACCTATATCTTCTACGAGAGCTTCCAGCAACGCAATCGGACATGATGACACCATGAAAAACGAAGGATTTGATGTATCTTTCTTCAGTTCATGTATTGGTGGCGGTTATGGTGAGTATGTTGGACATGATCAAATTGATCAATACCTTGTGAATAATTATGAGATGGATATGTTATATTCATCAGAATATAACATGAACAACTTTGTCAATGGTGAGAGTAGTAAATCAAAGGGAGATTGCTAA
- the LOC129891644 gene encoding xyloglucan endotransglucosylase protein 7-like produces MALFPSKYSSRSRSSLPFLVFLLIAAFFVFKVDILISQSFSSARRNLENTPNRIVVNSNKPPQQRVDSLPLVLVNGTFDQHILISWGDDRGKILENGELLTLSLDKLSGSGFQSKKEYLFAKIDMQIKLVPGNSAGTVTTFYLSSQGNKHDEIDFEFLGNSTGNPYTLHTNVFSLGQGNREQQFFLWFDPTADYHTYSILWNSKCIIFYVDGIPIREYKNPERIGVSYPKFQPMRLYSSLWNADDWATQGGRVKTNWKLAPFVASYKNFTYEACIYSRLTSSSSCDSNNAWLTYELDRTSRLRMKALQKKHMIYDYCNDKWRFPKGPAPECKLQ; encoded by the exons ATGGCATTATttccatcaaaatattcatcaaGGTCTAGGTCCTCTCTCCCATTCTTGGTTTTCCTCTTAATTGCTGCCTTTTTTGTTTTCAAG GTAGATATATTGATATCTCAGTCGTTTAGTTCAGCCCGTCGCAACCTGGAAAACACTCCTAATCGTATCGTTGTGAACTCCAACAAACCACCACAACAACGTGTTGACAG CCTCCCTTTAGTTTTAGTAAATGGTACATTTGACCAACACATTTTGATATCATGGGGAGATGACAGaggaaaaatacttgaaaacggAGAGCTTTTAACACTCTCCTTAGACAAGTTGTCTGGATCAGGATTCCAGTCCAAAAAAGAGTACCTCTTTGCTAAAATTGATATGCAAATTAAGCTCGTCCCTGGAAACTCAGCTGGCACTGTTACTACATTTTAC TTATCATCACAAGGGAACAAGCATGAtgaaatagattttgaattcttgGGGAATTCAACAGGGAATCCTTATACTCTTCATACTAATGTTTTCAGTTTAGGCCAAGGCAACAGGGAACAACAATTCTTCTTGTGGTTTGATCCAACTGCAGATTACCACACTTATTCAATCCTATGGAATTCTAAATGTATTAT ATTCTATGTTGATGGAATACCAATTAGAGAGTACAAGAATCCAGAGAGAATTGGTGTTTCATATCCAAAATTCCAACCAATGAGACTATACTCAAGTCTATGGAATGCAGATGATTGGGCTACACAAGGTGGTCGTGTCAAAACTAATTGGAAATTGGCACCTTTTGTTGCTTCCTACAAAAATTTCACATATGAAGCTTGCATTTATTCAAGATTAACTAGCTCCTCTTCATGCGATAGCAACAACGCATGGTTAACGTACGAGTTAGACCGAACAAGTCGCCTTAGAATGAAAGCTTTACAGAAAAAacatatgatttatgattattgcAATGATAAATGGAGATTTCCTAAAGGCCCTGCACCTGAATGCAAGCTTCAATAA